Below is a genomic region from Nocardioides panacis.
AGCAGTGATCGCGAACGTGCACGTCAGCTGGCTCGATCCGTGCAAGGTCCGCCGCGTCACGGTCGTCGGCAGCAGCAAGATGGTGGTCTTCGACGACCTCGCCACCGAGGAGCGCATCCGGGTCCACAACAAGGGCGTGGTCGAGAACAGCCGGGCTGTCGAGACGCCTCCTGTCGACGTGGATCTCAGCCAACCGCCCATGTCCTACCGCTACGGCGAGGTCGTCACCCCCTACCTCTCGCTCAAGGAGCCCTTGACCGTCGAGGACGAGCACTTCACCGACTGCGTTCTCAACGGTACGAGAGCCCTGACGGACGGAGAGTCCGGCCTCGCGGTGGTGGAGGTGCTCGAGGCGGCGCAGCTGTCGCACGAAGAGGGACGTGCGGTCGACATGCGGGAGGTTCGGGAGGAGCTGACGGATACGTCGGATCTCAGCATGCCCAGCCAGGTTCCACCGCGCTTCGCGGTCTCCGGCCGGGCCTCCACCACGGACTGAGGGGCTTGAGATGCATCAGGAGGCGATGGACACAGACCGCTCGTCGATACCGTTCCTCGACCTGTCCGCCACGACGGACGAGGTTCGTCCCGAGGTCATGACGCGCTGGGCCGAGCTCCTCGACTCCAACGCCTTCATCGGGGGGGACGCAGTGGCCCGCTTCGAGCATCAATGGGCGGCCTACTGCGGCACGAGCCATGCGGTCGGGGTCGCCAACGGGACGGACGCCCTGCATCTCACCCTTCGGGCGCTCGGGATCGGGCCCGGCGACGAGGTCCTCGTCCCGGCCAACACGTTCGTAGCCACGGTCGAGGGTGTCGTCCTCGCCGGCGCGTCGCCCCGATTCGTGGACGTGGACCCCGACACCCTGCTCGTCACGCCGGAGATCATCGAGGAGGCGGTGACGGCGAACACCCGAGCGGTCGTGGTCGTGCACCTCTACGGGCAGATGCCGGACATGGAGCGCATCATGTCCACGGCTCGTCGACTGCAGCTCCACGTGGTCGAGGACGCAGCCCAGGCCCATGGCGCCACCTGGGGGACGGGCCGCGCCGGGTCCTTCGGTGACGCGGGCTGCTTCAGCTTCTACCCAGGCAAGAACCTGGGGGCTTTCGGTGACGCGGGCGCTGTGGTGACGGGCGACCCGGTGCTGGCGGAGAGGTTGTCGTCACTTCGCGACCACGGGCGCTCACGGTCGGGCCATCACGAGCACACCTGCCTCGGTTCGAACAGCAGACTGGACGCCCTGCAAGCGGTCGTCCTGAGCGCGAAGCTGGGCAGGCTGGACTCATGGAACCGGGCACGACGTGCGCTGGCGGGCTTGTACCGGGAGCTCCTCGACGAGGACGTCGTCACGATGGTTCAGGAGCGCCCAGGTGCGACCGGCGTTCACCATCTCGCGGTCGCACGTGTGGCTCAGCGAGAGCGGGTCAGGGAGCAGCTGGCCACCGTCGGCGTGACAACCGGCATCCACTACCCGACGCCTTGTCACCTGGTCCCGCCGTTCAGGCGCTTCGGACACGCCAGGCTCCCGGTCGTCGAGCGGGCCGCAGGGCAGATCCTGTCTCTCCCGATGTACCCCCACATGTCGATCGAGAAGGTCGAGCGCGTGGCGACAGCGAGCAACCGGATCGCATCGGGCGTGTCGAACCGATGAGGTCGGGCGTGTCCATCGGTCCAGGGCTCTCGGCCGGCCAGGACGTGATCCTCGGTCATCCGGGAAGTCGGTCCGCTCCGTCCACACTCCGGCTCGGCAAGGACGCAGTCCTCCGCAGCGGGTCGGTGGTGTACCTCGGAAGCCGCATCGGAGACCGGTTCGAGACCGGTCACCACGTCGTGGTGCGCGAGGAGTGCGCGGTCGGCGACGACGTATCGGTGTGGAGCAACACCGTCGTGGACTACGGATGCCGCATCGGCAACCGCGTCAAGATCCACACGAACTGCTACATCGCCCAGTACACGGACATCGGTGACGAGG
It encodes:
- a CDS encoding DegT/DnrJ/EryC1/StrS family aminotransferase — protein: MHQEAMDTDRSSIPFLDLSATTDEVRPEVMTRWAELLDSNAFIGGDAVARFEHQWAAYCGTSHAVGVANGTDALHLTLRALGIGPGDEVLVPANTFVATVEGVVLAGASPRFVDVDPDTLLVTPEIIEEAVTANTRAVVVVHLYGQMPDMERIMSTARRLQLHVVEDAAQAHGATWGTGRAGSFGDAGCFSFYPGKNLGAFGDAGAVVTGDPVLAERLSSLRDHGRSRSGHHEHTCLGSNSRLDALQAVVLSAKLGRLDSWNRARRALAGLYRELLDEDVVTMVQERPGATGVHHLAVARVAQRERVREQLATVGVTTGIHYPTPCHLVPPFRRFGHARLPVVERAAGQILSLPMYPHMSIEKVERVATASNRIASGVSNR